The sequence below is a genomic window from Vibrio spartinae.
CACAACCCTGAATGTGGTACATCGAGAAATGTTTTGCAGATCATTCAAGATGCGGGATATGCCCCGGTCATCGTGGAATATTTACAAGATGGCTGGACGCGAAATCAGCTCATGGGGCTTTTTGCAGCGGCGAACATCACGCCTCGTGAAGCGCTGAGAACAACAAAATCTCCTGCCAAAGAACTGGGATTACTCGATGAGAATGTCGCCGATGAAACCCTCATCACTGCCATGCTTGAACATCCGGTGTTAGTCAATCGGCCCATCGTCTGCTCCCCTAAGGGAGTCAAATTATGTCGACCAAGTGAAGCGGTGCTGGATTTACTCGACAAGTGGCCGGCTGGTCCATATTTCAAGGAAGATGGGGAGCAAATTTTGGACGCACAGGGGCGTTTATCGGAGCGTAAATAAAATCAATAAACAATGGGGATGCGACTTCGTCACAACGGCTTGGTATTTATACTATCAGGCACGATACCGTCAGTATCCTTTGTGAATCATATTCATACCGCTATGTCGAGCCAGCGTTTTCACGCTGGCTTGCTATTCAGTGTTTTTCAAGACAGTCGTCACGCCCCAATTTCACCAACCACTTTCAACAAGACCGGCGCCCTCTTCTGCTTTACAAACGTAAATGGATTCTTTGAGACCGGTTGCTTGTTCATATTTCGCTTCAACAGCCACTTTGACGGTATCAACCAAGGTCGATGGGAGCAGCGCAACGACGCAGCCGCCAAAGCCGCCACCGGTCATTCGCACCCCGCCTTGTTCGCCAATCACCGCTTTGACGATTTCAACTAAGGTATCGATTTCTTTCACGGTGATCTCGAAATCATCACGCATCGACGCATGTGACTCCGCCATTAATTGCCCCATACGGTGCATATCATGGGCGCGCAGTGCTTGGGCAGCTTCAAGCGTCCGCTCATTTTCAGTGATGACGTGACGGGCACGCTTAGCGACGACTTCATCAAGTTCTGCGCGTCTTTGATACAATTGCTCAATAGTCACATCACGCAGAGCTTTGACCCCAAAAAGACGCGCTGCGGTTTCACATTGCTGACGACGCGTGTTGTATTCACTGTCTACCAAACCGCGTTTTTTATTGGAGTTAATGATGAGTACGGCCATATCTTCTGGCATCGATACGGCTTCGGTTGCCAGACTCCGGCAATCCAATAGCATGGCGTGGTTTTCACGACCTTGCGCAGAAATCATTTGATCCATGATGCCGCAGTTGCAACCGACAAACTCGTTCTCCGCTTGCTGACCATTTAATGCGATTTCAGCCTGACTGATGTCAAGATCGAAAAGCGCTTTAAACGTCTGTCCGATGACCACTTCAAGCGCCGCTGACGAACTTAATCCCGCCCCTTGAGGAACATTGCCGCTGACAGCAATATCAACACCACAAAACTGATAACCGCGAGCCAGCAAGCACTTGATAACGCCGCGAATATAGTTCGCCCACATTTGATCTGGCTGAAATGTGATCGCCTGAGTGAGGTCGAATTCATCGATGGCATTGTCATAATCAACCGATACAACCCGCACCAGATTGTCATTGCGTTTTGCGGCGGCGACCACAGTTTGATAGTTAATCGCACATGGCAAGACAAAACCATCATTGTAGTCAGTGTGTTCACCAATCAAGTTCACCCGACCGGGGGCTTGAATCATATGGCTTGGTGCATAGCCCAACACTTGTTCAAAGTGTTTTTTCACATCTTGGATACAATCAGACATAGGGACGCTCTCTTAAACATAAAAATTGGAATGGGATAGCACGCTGAACCTGACTTTTATCTGTTCAGCCGCACTATCCCGTGATTCGTCATCAGCCGTATTCGCGGGCTTATTGCGCTTTGTAGTGCACATCGCTCAGGTCACGCAGACGCTGCGCCGCTTGTTCGGCGGTGAGATCGCGTTGTGCCTCAGCCAACATTTCATAACCCACCATGAATTTACGCACCGACGCACTGCGGAGTAGTGGCGGGTAAAACACCGCGTGTAATTGCCAGTGTTCAATGTTTTCCCCTTCCGCATCCGCTTCGGTAAAGAACGGCGCATAGTGCCACCCCATGCTGTAGGGAAAAGCACATTGGAATAGGTTGTCGTAACGGCTGGTCAGCTTTTTGATCGCGACGGCGAGATCGTCACGTTGCGCATCACTCAATTCATTCATGCGGCGGATATGGGTTTTCGGCAGCAGCATGGTTTCAAATGGCCACTCAGCCCAATAAGGCACCAGCGCGAGCCAGTGTTCAGTTTCAACGACAGTGCGCGAGCCGTCTTTTCGTTCAGCTTGAACATAATCCACCAACAAGTTGCTGCCATGCGTTTGGTAATACGCTCTCTGGTGATAATCTTTGCGCGCGATTTCGTTCGGTAAGAAGCTATTCGCCCAAATTTGGCCATGCGGATGCGGTTGAGAGCAGCCCATGCTTTCGCCCTTATTCTCAAACGCCTGAACCCAAATGTAGTCTTTGCCGAGCGCTTCGATTTGCTCGTTCCACGTATCAATCACACTGCGGATGCTGTCCACGGGAAGCTCTGGCAAGGTTTTGCTGTGATCAGGAGAAAAACAGATCACGCGGCTCAAACCCCGAACGCCTTGAGTTTTGAACAGTGGACTGTCTGACTCTGGCGCATCGGGTGAATCCACCATCAGTGCGGCAAAATCATTGTTGAACACATATGTGCCTTGATAATCCGGGTTCACATCGCCAGAAATACGCGCGTTTGTCGGGCACAGGAAACACATCTCATCATAGCTGGGTAATTGATCCATTGCAGGTTGCTCATCGGCACCACTCCAAGGCCGTTTTGCGCGATGAGGTGACACTAAAACCCATTGACCCGTCAGTGGGTTGTAACGGCGGTGTGGGTGATCCACAGGATTAAATTCAACGTTCGACATCTTATTCTCAACTCTTCATATTTTTCTTTTCGCTGCATCCCCATAAAATTGCGGGATGCAGCCAGACCACATAGAAAGCACAGGTCACAACACTGCAACTTTATTCATGCTGGGGAATAACCTTGTGGGTTCTTAGATTGCCAATGCCAAGTATCGGCCGTCATCTCTGCCACGCTGCGGGTTGCTTGCCAACCCAGTTCACGTTCTGCTTTTGCTGTACTTGCCCAACATTCAGCAATATCCCCCGGACGACGGGGACACAACTCATAACGCACCGGCTGACCGCACGCCGCACTAAAGGCTTCCACCATGTCAAGCACGCTCGATCCTTTACCTGTGCCGAGGTTATAAATGTGTAATCCTGACTGTTCACCAACTGTTTTGAGCGCGGCGATATGGCCTTCGGCTAAATCCATGACGTGAATGTAGTCGCGCACGCCCGTGCCGTCGGGTGTCGGATAATCGTGACCGAATACCGACAGATACTCTCGACGCCCTATCGCGACTTGAGCAATAAATGGCATCAAGTTATTGGGGATGCCTTGTGGATCTTCGCCCATCGTGCCAGAGGGGTGCGCACCGACCGGATTAAAGTAACGGAGCAACGTAATACTCCAGTCCCCTTCGGCAAAAAATAAGTCACTCAATCCCTGTTCCACCATGTATTTACTGCGCCCGTAAGGATTAGTGGTTGCACCGGTCGGTGATGCTTCGGTAATCGGCACCGTGTCAGGATCGCCGTATACAGTGGCAGAAGAACTAAAGACCAGACTTTTTACACCGGCTTTACGCATACACCGCGCCAGTACGAATGAGCCGTTGACGTTGTTGTCATAATATTCCAACGGTTTTGCAACGGACTCGCCCACCGCCTTGAGACCGGCAAAGTGAATGACCGCTTGAATATTGTGGTTTGCAAATACTGAATCCAAGAAGACTTCATCCCGGACGTCGCCTTGATAAAACAAAGGTTGTTGGCCCGTGAGTGCTTCAATTCTGCTTAATACTTCTACTTTGGCGTTAGACAAATTATCGATAATGATTGGCTCGATACCCGATTCAATGAGCCGGACACACGTGTGACTACCGATATATCCCATTCCGCCTGTCACCAGAACTTTCATTGTTGATTCTCCTTTCCTCATTTCGGATGATTCCGTTGGGTCGTTACACTTTGAAAATTGCGACGTCTTTCGTTAATGCAGAGGAAACCCGGCTAATATCACCATGCACACTCGCGATAGCATTGGCACTCCGCGTGATTTCATCGCTCAACGCGTTGGACAGTTCAATCTCTGCGTTCAGTTTCTGCATCATCGCGCACTGGGTATCTGACGCCTGAGAAATACCTGAGTTAATGGTATTGATCTCACCGACGGCCTGCTCAGCCAGTTGAATTTGTTCAATCACGGCTAAGGTGCTGTTGCGGCTTAACTCGCTACTTTTGAGAACCTGAGACATTTGTCCGACAATTTGATCCGATGAATTGGAAAACTGCATCAGAAACTGATCAATTTCGATGGTGCTGCTTCGTGTTTTCGAGGCGAGTGCCCGTACTTCTTCAGCAACCACCGCAAACCCCTTGCCTGATTCACCGGCGCGCGCCGCCTCAATCGATGCATTTAACGCTAACAAATCCGTTTGATCGGCAATTTTCTGAATGGAACTCAAAATGTGACTGATCCCCTGCGAGACCGTTTCCATCACACCGATTGATGATGAGATTTGCGTGGTATTCTCGCCTAAAGTGATCACCGTGTTTTCAGCAATCATACCTTTTTCGACCGCTTCACCGACCTGATGACTGACTTGCCCGGCTAACTGCATTGCCTGATGTGTTTGTTGTTGGATGTCCAGTGATGACTGTTGAATATCATTGATAGCATCCGACAAACTGTCACTTTGCTGGTTATAACTGGCGACCGTCGAAACATTGCGCCCAATTTGCACATCAAGCGCTTCTCTGGCTTCATTCAACGCTTGGTTCGAGCCAGAGATGTTTTTAAATAAAGCCTGTAAATTGTCGATAAAGCCATTGACTGACTGAGAGATATCACCGATTTCATCTTGGCGATTCAGATTAATTCTTTGGGTTAAGTCAGCATCACGACCCGATAGACTTTCCATGAGCTGCTTTAATTTTGATAACGGATTGAGTTGGGTATTCAGGATCATTAAACTCATCACCAGCATAATCAATGCACAAAGTGCCATATACTTGGTAATATCCTGATTGATTTTATCGATGATTGTATTGATATAGCCATAATCAATATATGAACGTAAATACCAGTTTGAACCGGCAACCGTGATCGTATCCGTTTGCTTTAACGTTAAATTGGATTTACTGGTTGAATAAATAACATTATCCTGCTCATCCAGTAATTCAAAATAAACGCCCGGCACACTGTACCGTTCAATTAACTCACCAATTAAGCCCAAATTGATAGTAAAGAAGTCCACAACCCCATTTTTCTTTTTTGAAATCATGATCTTTGCCTGACCATTTTTTGCAAAAATTTGCGTGATTTTAATTCCGTCAGGGTG
It includes:
- the arsC gene encoding arsenate reductase (glutaredoxin) (This arsenate reductase requires both glutathione and glutaredoxin to convert arsenate to arsenite, after which the efflux transporter formed by ArsA and ArsB can extrude the arsenite from the cell, providing resistance.), giving the protein MIVIHHNPECGTSRNVLQIIQDAGYAPVIVEYLQDGWTRNQLMGLFAAANITPREALRTTKSPAKELGLLDENVADETLITAMLEHPVLVNRPIVCSPKGVKLCRPSEAVLDLLDKWPAGPYFKEDGEQILDAQGRLSERK
- the galK gene encoding galactokinase, coding for MSDCIQDVKKHFEQVLGYAPSHMIQAPGRVNLIGEHTDYNDGFVLPCAINYQTVVAAAKRNDNLVRVVSVDYDNAIDEFDLTQAITFQPDQMWANYIRGVIKCLLARGYQFCGVDIAVSGNVPQGAGLSSSAALEVVIGQTFKALFDLDISQAEIALNGQQAENEFVGCNCGIMDQMISAQGRENHAMLLDCRSLATEAVSMPEDMAVLIINSNKKRGLVDSEYNTRRQQCETAARLFGVKALRDVTIEQLYQRRAELDEVVAKRARHVITENERTLEAAQALRAHDMHRMGQLMAESHASMRDDFEITVKEIDTLVEIVKAVIGEQGGVRMTGGGFGGCVVALLPSTLVDTVKVAVEAKYEQATGLKESIYVCKAEEGAGLVESGW
- a CDS encoding UDP-glucose--hexose-1-phosphate uridylyltransferase, which produces MSNVEFNPVDHPHRRYNPLTGQWVLVSPHRAKRPWSGADEQPAMDQLPSYDEMCFLCPTNARISGDVNPDYQGTYVFNNDFAALMVDSPDAPESDSPLFKTQGVRGLSRVICFSPDHSKTLPELPVDSIRSVIDTWNEQIEALGKDYIWVQAFENKGESMGCSQPHPHGQIWANSFLPNEIARKDYHQRAYYQTHGSNLLVDYVQAERKDGSRTVVETEHWLALVPYWAEWPFETMLLPKTHIRRMNELSDAQRDDLAVAIKKLTSRYDNLFQCAFPYSMGWHYAPFFTEADAEGENIEHWQLHAVFYPPLLRSASVRKFMVGYEMLAEAQRDLTAEQAAQRLRDLSDVHYKAQ
- the galE gene encoding UDP-glucose 4-epimerase GalE encodes the protein MKVLVTGGMGYIGSHTCVRLIESGIEPIIIDNLSNAKVEVLSRIEALTGQQPLFYQGDVRDEVFLDSVFANHNIQAVIHFAGLKAVGESVAKPLEYYDNNVNGSFVLARCMRKAGVKSLVFSSSATVYGDPDTVPITEASPTGATTNPYGRSKYMVEQGLSDLFFAEGDWSITLLRYFNPVGAHPSGTMGEDPQGIPNNLMPFIAQVAIGRREYLSVFGHDYPTPDGTGVRDYIHVMDLAEGHIAALKTVGEQSGLHIYNLGTGKGSSVLDMVEAFSAACGQPVRYELCPRRPGDIAECWASTAKAERELGWQATRSVAEMTADTWHWQSKNPQGYSPA
- a CDS encoding methyl-accepting chemotaxis protein; protein product: MKPLSLKNKIITLFGMSLIITIMSAYFSVKYVIGDYINKTYDSRMASNVNLISSEISKSIERDISVIESLDFGIIGIRDTKQKLGYEQVVKLINKTALSDTGSLDKAQSQYYINLAHDHPDGIKITQIFAKNGQAKIMISKKKNGVVDFFTINLGLIGELIERYSVPGVYFELLDEQDNVIYSTSKSNLTLKQTDTITVAGSNWYLRSYIDYGYINTIIDKINQDITKYMALCALIMLVMSLMILNTQLNPLSKLKQLMESLSGRDADLTQRINLNRQDEIGDISQSVNGFIDNLQALFKNISGSNQALNEAREALDVQIGRNVSTVASYNQQSDSLSDAINDIQQSSLDIQQQTHQAMQLAGQVSHQVGEAVEKGMIAENTVITLGENTTQISSSIGVMETVSQGISHILSSIQKIADQTDLLALNASIEAARAGESGKGFAVVAEEVRALASKTRSSTIEIDQFLMQFSNSSDQIVGQMSQVLKSSELSRNSTLAVIEQIQLAEQAVGEINTINSGISQASDTQCAMMQKLNAEIELSNALSDEITRSANAIASVHGDISRVSSALTKDVAIFKV